The region aatttaagaaTGTTTTATGCTTTGCAATATGCAGATTTTATTAGCAATAATTATCATagtaatatgaaaaataaaaacaaaacaaaatatggTTATAATGAATGggataattataaatatgatgatcgtaaaaaatataataaagagCATGATAGAAcaaacattaaaaataattataataataacaaatcTGAAGATGATTCTGACAGTAAAACATCCTATTCTGTCGTATCAGATATAAcagtaaatatttttacgcCTAATGGAATAGATAAAAAAGGCAATCATATACCATATGTATGtaataatgttttattaaaagCAAACCCTAATcaaaatcatatattacTTATAAATTTTGGAGAAGATtccaaaattataaattgtaAAGATTATAAGAtgaaacataaaaataataaaattattttatatttcaacAATCTTAAAGATcaacatattattatacctaaaaataaaaaatctaCAAAAACATTACAAAGCattttaacaaaaatgGCGTGggaaaaagaaacaaaagATAATgcacaaaataatgatagtAGTTCAGAAGAtagttatttaaatattaataatgctGTTTCACACCCATCTGCAAAAATGTCTAATGAAAGTGATGGTAAAGAAATTACAGAAAATGTTATGAATAGAGAAATAGAAAAGGGTGTTTTGAAGGAAACTAAAAAGAAAGGAAGATCAAGATCACGATCGAGATCAAGATCAAAAGAACCAAACATAGAAAAAGAACGATTAACATATCATGAAAACGCAAATAAGAGTCAACCCAAAAATTATAGCCATCTAACAAATCTTAGCAAAAGTAAtgaaggaaataaaaatgaaaccgAAAGTGAAAAATATGCTGATAGTGTGAAAAGTAATTCATTATCGAATATTAGTAGTTCTAGTAAAATAAACGACATATTtgctataaaaaataatacactttatatatgtaaagaTGGTAAaccttttaaaaaaaatcagaCAAGTTATAATGAAGAAGATGCTTTTGTATTTCATAACGAAAATTTATTAGTTTTACAAGATGACAAAGGTCAAGAATtaacatttataaataaaaaggataACCAAGATAAagaaacatatttattccaTTATCCAATAAAAGATAAGTATgatcatattttatcacaattaaataaaaataaatttaatgttGAACAAAAAAGTgcatattacaaaaaactAAAGCAAGCAGAAGaggataataaaaatggaccAAGCAAGAAAGAAGGAGATATTAACGCTGCAGAAAATGatttatcaaatataaaaaaagaagcgggtttatataaaaaacaaaaagaagaccaatttataaaaaataatcaaattgTTGTTATTGAAAAAGGAttgttattaatttatacaaattatgGAAATGAAAATTCTGTTCCTATATTGAAATATACAGCCAATGCTTGTGAAGTTGTAGCAAATGACCAAAATAGGGAAATTAGCATAAAAGATATATCACCGAATTccaatgaaaaaatagttCTTGATTGCTTAAATAAATCAGAGTTTTACAGATGGAAAAGCGCTTTGTGTTTTGGTGGATTTATAAAAGGTAAggaaattaataattctcttatgaatttaaaaaaacacattttttccataaatttatttgatgaTCCTAGCTTAAAAAGTTTAATACAAGCTGAAAgtaatttcatttatatatatcctgATGACAAATTGGATAAACCATTGTTCTCTTTTAATAAAGACAAAATTGAATTAGTCATGTTTCCCGatttaagaaaaattagAGTATATTTACAAAGGGACACTATATATGAACAACgatatgatatattaatCCCATTAGCTCGTGATTTcacaaatattaaaaaccAAATAgagaaatataattattatacattaagccaaaaaaaaaccCACAAGATAAAAAAGCCATTTGTCTTatgtaaaacaaatattattgctatacataaaaataaatataaattaacaCCAGAAATtgttatgaaaaaaaaaaacaccaATGTTACATTTgacaaaacaaaaaatactatTATATTCAATATCAAAAATGAAACCAATAGTAAACTCaatgaaacaaaaattCTTACTTTATCTAacgaaataaattttaataaatggaTCGTTGCTCTAAAAATAGCTTCCTTTATATCTGGTTATACCTTACATGAAAACTATATGGCCCCTTCCATCACTTTTGGACACACATGCCCAGAGGCAACTAGTTTGTTTAGAAAAAGATCAATATTTGAATCCctttttagaaaaaaatcgTAATGAGtatataacaatttttaacatatataacaaaTCATTCGATTTTGTCggaaaaaattgtatagtaaaatgtaatttttttgttattatttttattccttGCATGTTTAGACACTTATTCAATAAACTTATTATTTgtcatttcttttatttttagtattttttaagtaatCAAATATGCctatacataaaattataacacatttttctattatatataatttattattgattatatttgtttcatttttctacaaatttattttatacatcTGTTAAATGCATGCCCCTATTTTCGCATACTAACATTATTttgcttatatttttatagtaatattcattataattttttattgtttttttttgtatttttattttgttaccGTTTATTGAAATATTGATAAATTCTATTAGCTAAATTTAACAGCATTtcttgaaaatatatttacactcaatattattgtaatatatttttaatgttttaaattttatatccaCAGAAGCgaaacaatttaaatattttaaggCATGTGCATGGCATTTGTAAgcaatataaattatgctatatatattgtaattTTATACATACTCAGGAATATCGTTTTTGTTCTATATACttatgtgtatatacaaaatttatcgtgcaaatattttttttattataaaatatatatctattttttttttttcaatttaagaaatatatcatCCATTACGCATTTTAttgaaattatatattgtgatataaatttgttagttaaaacatatatttttcctcAGCTCTACATGcattaataaaagaagaaaacaGATAAGAGTAAATGCTTACCCATTACAGGTTGAGCATTacataaatttgaaaattcGTTTTTAGTTttgaaattaattttttaaaaatataaggaACAATAATGGGATgttaatgtttttttattttttactgaaagagaaataataaaaaaacaataacaataaaatccaattacaatttttatctctacaaaaaatgaaacaaacTCTTATAAATCGCCTGAATGTAATTTTTcatgataaatattatgcTTATGCACACTAATTGCTATATTAATAGTGCCCCATTTCttgttatttttcattttaattcattttaaaTCCAATTATTGAAAATTTGTTGCATGCTTATATACTTTCTTACCCCCTTATTTCGTTTTTTAATAGAAGCAACTGATTTATAACGGGAATAACGTCAAGAAAGCTCTTTTTAATGCGGAATTAAGACAGCttgtaaataattatataacatGTAAAAGACATTTTTCCATAGGTAAGTATATTAAatccaaaatatattactagATATTGTACCATTCGTATCGAATTCTACATTTTGGATATacatgatatatattactatgTATACATCGTTATTTtaccatttattattataattttatttatgcagACACGTTAAAGGTGCCCAGGTTGGGTGATTCAATTACTGAAGGTGTTATAAATTcgtggaaaaaaaaagttggTGATTATGTATATTCAGATGAGACATTAGCAGTTATTGATACAGACAAAGTAAGTGTTGATATAAATTCGAAATCGTCTGGAGcattacataaaatatttgctGAAGAGGGCGACGTAGTTTTAGTTGATTCTCCTTTATGCGAAATTGACACTTCGGCGCAACCAagtgaaaatgatataagGAAAAACGACGAAGTAGATCATGAAAACAAATTAGAAGTTAATGATGAAATagaatatacaaataatgatgaagatataaaaattaaagaaacTAATGTAGATACAAAAAAcagaaatgaaaataattttgcgGAATCGTCATCCtatcaatataataatgaaaggACTGAAAAACGAATTCGTATGTTACCAATGAGAAAAAGAATTGCAGAAAGATTAAAGGAATCACAAAATACATGTGCTTTATTAACAACATTTAATGAATGTGATATGAGCAAAGCAATACTTTTAAGAACTGAATTAAAa is a window of Plasmodium vinckei vinckei genome assembly, chromosome: PVVCY_14 DNA encoding:
- a CDS encoding dihydrolipoyllysine-residue succinyltransferase component of 2-oxoglutarate dehydrogenase complex, putative; the encoded protein is MKQTLINRLNKQLIYNGNNVKKALFNAELRQLVNNYITCKRHFSIDTLKVPRLGDSITEGVINSWKKKVGDYVYSDETLAVIDTDKVSVDINSKSSGALHKIFAEEGDVVLVDSPLCEIDTSAQPSENDIRKNDEVDHENKLEVNDEIEYTNNDEDIKIKETNVDTKNRNENNFAESSSYQYNNERTEKRIRMLPMRKRIAERLKESQNTCALLTTFNECDMSKAILLRTELKDIFQKKYGCKLGFVSLFLYASTLALKKMPQVNAYIDNDEIVYKNYIDISVAVATPNGLTVPVIRDCQNKNLPQLELALSDLAAKAKNNKLSLDEFTGGTFTISNGGVFGSMLSTPIINMPQSAILGMHTIKNRAVVVNNEIVIRPVMYLALTYDHRLLDGREAVQFLCTIKDYIENPNLMLIDSYG